In Capsicum annuum cultivar UCD-10X-F1 chromosome 7, UCD10Xv1.1, whole genome shotgun sequence, one genomic interval encodes:
- the LOC107877662 gene encoding nod factor hydrolase protein 1 → MASPKTNILLCCVIICLSLSCVMTHPPSSKGVKGAYYPSWAFSTFPPSSIDTSLFTHIYYAFLVPNNTTFTFDIDDETSTLLYNFTSTLRSKRPVVKTLFSVGGGGEGPARFSRMASTSASRLSFIKSSIEVARKYGFDGFDLDWEFPQNNKDMENLAILLDQWRVEVQKESWKTRRPQLLITAAVYFSVDFFLWGEFRSYPVPSINKNLDWINLMFYDYRGSWDTSATGAQAALFDTKSNISTSYGLSTWIKAGALRSKLIMGLPLYGRTWKLKDPNVDGIGAPAVGVGPGDEGTMTYREIEKFNEENNAKVVYDSATVSAYSVAGTSWIGFDDTKSVETKLRYAQAQRLRGYFFWAVAGDKDWKISRTAKQSWIIS, encoded by the coding sequence atggCTAGTCCTAAAACTAACATTTTGCTATGTTGTGTTATCATTTgtctttccctttcttgtgtcATGACACATCCTCCTTCATCTAAAGGTGTCAAAGGTGCATATTACCCTTCATGGGCATTTTCAACTTTCCCACCATCATCTATAGACACATCTTTGTTCACTCACATCTACTATGCATTCCTTGTCCCAAACAACACAACATTTACATTCGATATCGACGATGAAACCTCCACCCTCCTCTACAACTTCACCTCCACCCTCCGGTCCAAAAGACCAGTCGTGAAGACCCTCTTTTCGGTAGGGGGAGGAGGTGAAGGACCGGCTAGGTTCTCGCGTATGGCATCTACATCCGCCTCTCGTTTGAGTTTTATAAAGTCTAGCATAGAAGTAGCTAGAAAGTACggatttgatggatttgatcttgactggGAATTCCCTCAAAACAATAAGGACATGGAGAATTTAGCGATTTTACTAGACCAATGGAGAGTTGAGGTACAAAAAGAATCTTGGAAGACAAGAAGGCCACAACTTTTGATCACAGCAGCTGTTTACTTCTCTGTTGACTTCTTCTTATGGGGTGAATTCAGATCATATCCTGTGCCTTCAATCAACAAGAACTTAGACTGGATCAACTTAATGTTCTACGACTATCGCGGATCATGGGACACATCTGCCACAGGTGCACAAGCAGCATTATTCGACACGAAAAGTAACATTAGCACAAGTTATGGACTAAGTACTTGGATCAAGGCAGGGGCCTTAAGGAGCAAGTTGATCATGGGATTGCCACTTTATGGTAGGACATGGAAATTGAAAGATCCTAATGTAGATGGAATTGGTGCACCAGCAGTCGGTGTTGGTCCTGGCGATGAAGGGACAATGACTTATAGGGAAATAGAGAAGTTCAATGAGGAGAATAATGCTAAGGTTGTATATGATTCTGCTACAGTTTCTGCTTACTCGGTTGCCGGAACTTCTTGGATTGGCTTTGATGACACTAAGTCTGTTGAAACAAAGTTAAGGTATGCTCAAGCACAAAGACTTAGAGGGTACTTCTTTTGGGCTGTTGCTGGTGACAAAGATTGGAAAATCTCTAGAACAG